Proteins from a single region of Gossypium arboreum isolate Shixiya-1 chromosome 1, ASM2569848v2, whole genome shotgun sequence:
- the LOC108483290 gene encoding geranylgeranyl diphosphate reductase, chloroplastic — translation MSSIAFKPFHGLRHSSAVHSPTSTTTTLSKPAVKFHVSAAKTSPKLSNRNLRVAIIGGGPAGGSAAETLAKAGIETFLIERKLDNCKPCGGAIPLCMVGEFDLPLDIIDRRVTKMKMISPSNIAVDIGQTLKPHEYIGMVRREVLDAYLRDRAKENGANVINGLFLKMDMPKHWDEPYVLHYTEYDGKKGAMGAKATLEVDAVIGADGANSRVAKAINAGDYDYAIAFQERIKIPDDKMVYYENLAEMYVGDDVSPDFYGWVFPKCDHVAVGTGTVTHKNDIKKFQLATRNRAKDKILGGKIIRVEAHPIPEHPRPRRLSGRVALVGDAAGYVTKCSGEGIYFAAKSGRMCAEAIVEGSENGKKMVDEGDLRKYLEKWDKKYWPTYKVLDVLQKVFYRSNPAREAFVEMCADEYVQKMTFDSYLYKTVAPGNPLEDLKLAVNTIGSLVRANALRKEMEKLNV, via the exons ATGAGCTCCATTGCTTTCAAGCCCTTCCACGGCCTCCGCCATAGCTCCGCCGTCCACAGCCCCACTTCCACTACCACCACCCTTTCCAAACCTGCTGTCAAATTCCATGTGTCAGCCGCCAAAACTTCTCCAAAACTAAGCAACCGCAACCTCAGGGTAGCCATCATAGGGGGTGGTCCGGCAGGAGGCTCAGCCGCCGAAACTCTCGCGAAGGCTGGCATAGAAACGTTCCTAATCGAACGAAAACTGGACAACTGCAAACCTTGCGGCGGAGCCATCCCGCTTTGCATGGTGGGTGAATTTGACTTGCCTTTGGATATCATCGACCGGCGAGTCACCAAGATGAAGATGATTTCGCCCTCCAACATCGCCGTCGACATCGGGCAAACGTTGAAACCACATGAATACATTGGGATGGTGAGAAGGGAAGTACTGGACGCTTACTTGAGAGACAGAGCTAAGGAGAATGGAGCTAACGTTATAAATGGGCTGTTCTTAAAGATGGATATGCCTAAACATTGGGATGAACCCTATGTTTTGCATTACACCGAGTATGATGGGAAGAAAGGAGCTATGGGAGCCAAAGCCACTTTGGAAGTCGATGCTGTGATTGGAGCTGATGGCGCTAACTCTCGTGTTGCTAAAGCCATTAATGCTGGCGATTATGATTACGCCATTGCATTTCAG GAGAGAATCAAAATCCCTGATGACAAAATGGTTTACTACGAGAATCTTGCTGAAATGTACGTAGGGGATGATGTTTCACCGGATTTCTATGGTTGGGTTTTTCCCAAATGCGATCATGTTGCAGTTGGAACCGGGACAGTGACTCACAAGAATGATATCAAGAAGTTCCAGCTAGCCACTAGAAACAGAGCAAAGGACAAGATCCTTGGAGGTAAAATTATACGAGTTGAGGCACACCCAATCCCCGAGCATCCCCGTCCACGCAGGTTATCCGGGAGGGTAGCCTTAGTTGGGGATGCAGCTGGATATGTGACGAAATGCTCGGGTGAAGGTATCTACTTTGCAGCTAAGAGCGGGAGAATGTGTGCAGAGGCGATTGTTGAGGGGTCAGAGAATGGGAAGAAGATGGTGGATGAAGGGGACTTGAGGAAGTACTTGGAGAAGTGGGACAAGAAATACTGGCCAACCTACAAGGTATTAGATGTGTTGCAGAAGGTCTTCTACAGATCGAACCCTGCAAGGGAAGCTTTCGTGGAGATGTGCGCGGATGAGTATGTGCAGAAGATGACATTTGACAGTTACTTGTACAAAACAGTGGCTCCCGGAAATCCACTGGAGGATCTCAAGTTGGCAGTGAATACCATTGGGAGCTTGGTGAGGGCCAATGCACTGAGGAAGGAAATGGAAAAGTTAAACGTATGA